From one Rhizobium lentis genomic stretch:
- a CDS encoding bifunctional transcriptional activator/DNA repair enzyme AdaA, giving the protein MLFERPDDDTLYDALIARSADYEGQAYVCVKTTGIFCRLTCPARKPKRENTLFFDTIAACMHSGFRPCRRCKPLEQPGREPVVDELLARLDDEPEVRWSEDELIRRGHDPSTVRRAFKRALGMTFHDIVRFRRLGEAARQLADGARVIDAQLDAGYGSSSGFRSAFQRLVGKAPALSQNRELLFADWFDSPLGPMIAVADKTHLHLLEFHDRKALPTELEALQKRVRSSVAVGRTPAIDQIEAEIRDYFDGRLAVFRTPLALGGTPFEKHVWATLMEIPVGQTRAYGDLAREMERPEVVRAVGRANGANRLAIIVPCHRVLGADGSLTGYGGGLWRKQWLLRHEEKISPQINTRARMEETA; this is encoded by the coding sequence TCGAACGTCCCGACGATGATACGCTCTATGACGCCCTGATCGCGCGCAGCGCCGATTACGAGGGCCAGGCCTATGTCTGCGTGAAAACGACGGGCATTTTTTGCCGCCTGACCTGCCCGGCACGCAAGCCGAAAAGGGAAAACACGCTGTTTTTCGATACGATCGCCGCCTGCATGCATTCGGGCTTTCGCCCATGCCGGCGCTGCAAGCCGCTGGAGCAGCCGGGCCGGGAGCCTGTTGTCGATGAGCTGCTGGCGCGGCTCGACGACGAACCCGAGGTTCGCTGGAGCGAGGACGAGCTTATTCGACGAGGCCATGATCCTTCGACCGTGCGGCGCGCCTTCAAGCGGGCGCTCGGCATGACTTTCCACGACATCGTCCGTTTCCGCCGGCTCGGCGAAGCCGCCCGGCAACTGGCGGACGGGGCGCGCGTCATCGATGCGCAGCTCGACGCCGGATACGGCTCTTCGAGCGGCTTCCGGTCGGCCTTCCAGCGGCTCGTCGGCAAGGCGCCGGCGCTCTCGCAGAACCGCGAACTGCTGTTTGCCGACTGGTTCGACTCGCCGCTCGGGCCGATGATCGCGGTCGCCGACAAGACGCATCTGCATCTTCTCGAGTTTCACGACCGTAAGGCGCTGCCGACCGAGCTCGAAGCCCTGCAGAAGCGCGTCCGCTCCTCCGTCGCCGTCGGCCGCACGCCGGCGATCGATCAGATCGAGGCGGAGATAAGGGATTATTTCGACGGCCGGCTGGCCGTCTTCAGGACGCCGCTGGCGCTCGGCGGCACGCCCTTCGAAAAGCATGTATGGGCAACGCTGATGGAAATCCCCGTCGGTCAGACGCGCGCCTATGGCGATCTCGCAAGGGAGATGGAGCGGCCGGAGGTGGTGCGTGCCGTCGGCCGCGCCAATGGCGCCAACCGGCTTGCCATCATCGTGCCCTGCCACCGCGTCCTCGGCGCCGATGGGTCGCTGACCGGTTACGGGGGCGGGCTCTGGCGCAAGCAATGGCTGTTGCGCCATGAAGAGAAGATCAGCCCGCAGATCAACACACGGGCAAGGATGGAGGAGACAGCATGA
- a CDS encoding isocitrate lyase/PEP mutase family protein — translation MNQTEKAELFGSLHRKGNPIVLYNIWDAGTAKAVADAGAKALATGSWSVAAAHGFADGEKLPMPVLVETVKSITDVIDLPLSVDFEGAYSAEPQGAAANVARLVDVGAIGINIEDRIVSGEGLYPVERQAARIRAIRGMADGRGIPFFINARTDLFLAESDLAKHAGLVDEAIERGRAYAAAGGSGFFVPGLIDPALIEKICAASSLPVNVMMRAGAPDVKTLAKLGVGRISYGPGPYRSMMEKLKQDAAAIYSLL, via the coding sequence ATGAACCAGACTGAAAAGGCCGAGCTTTTCGGCTCGCTTCATCGGAAGGGCAATCCGATCGTCCTCTATAATATCTGGGATGCCGGCACGGCGAAGGCGGTTGCCGATGCCGGCGCCAAGGCGCTCGCGACCGGAAGCTGGTCGGTCGCCGCAGCCCATGGGTTTGCCGATGGCGAGAAGCTGCCGATGCCGGTGCTGGTCGAGACGGTGAAATCCATCACCGATGTCATCGACCTGCCGCTTTCTGTCGATTTCGAAGGCGCTTATTCGGCGGAACCCCAGGGTGCGGCCGCCAATGTCGCCAGGCTGGTCGATGTCGGCGCCATCGGCATCAATATCGAGGATCGGATCGTGAGCGGCGAGGGGCTTTATCCGGTCGAGCGCCAGGCGGCCCGCATCCGCGCCATTCGCGGCATGGCCGACGGCAGGGGCATTCCCTTCTTCATCAATGCCCGCACCGACCTCTTTCTTGCCGAAAGCGACCTTGCCAAACATGCTGGCCTTGTGGACGAGGCGATCGAGCGGGGCAGGGCCTATGCGGCGGCCGGCGGCAGCGGCTTCTTCGTTCCCGGCCTGATCGATCCAGCCTTGATCGAAAAGATCTGCGCGGCATCGTCGCTTCCGGTCAACGTCATGATGCGGGCAGGAGCCCCGGATGTGAAAACGCTGGCAAAGCTCGGCGTCGGCCGTATCAGTTACGGCCCCGGTCCTTACCGGTCGATGATGGAAAAGCTGAAGCAGGACGCGGCAGCAATTTACAGCCTGCTCTGA